GGATGAACGTTACCAGGATGGCTGATGTCTTGGCCCCTTTCGTGTGCTGGTGTACCTGGTAGCGCGTGCTGATGCCGTCCCGCAGGCTGGTCAGCACTTCCCGCAAGAGGTTCAGCGACCGCGGGCCGCCCACTTTGCTGTAAAGCTCCACCGCGTCGCACAGCTCTTCGGCTTCGACGCAGGGGATGCGGGCCGCCAGGCCCCGGAACGCTTCCGGTTCCGGCAAACCGCCGGCGATTTCTTCCGCCAGGCGTAAAAATTCCGACTTGATAGGCTCCGGAGAATGCATGGACGCCTCACGTAACGCTTTCTCCATAGACATACCGATGTGCAGCGCGGTCATCAGGGTGTCCAGCCCGAATTCTATGTTGCTCCGGAAAGCCTTTATCCTGCGCCGGAAAAGGTAGAGGTTCAACGCCCGCGGGCCGAGCAGAAAGCCGCCCGCCGCCAGCGGAACAGCGAACACCGGGTCGGCCAGCAAAGAGGTCAAAAAGAACGTCCCCACCCCTATGGCCGCCCCGGCGAGTGCCCCGGACTCGAGCGTCAGAGGGGAATCCCCCCGCAGGTTCCAGAGGCGCACGAAAAAAGTTTCGCCCTTCCCCCGGTTCCTGTAAGCCGCCGCGCCGCCGCTGGGCAGCAGCGGGTTGCTGCGTTTCCATCCGGCGAAAGCGCAGAACAGCGAAAATACGGCGAAAAATGTCGCCAGACCGATGAATGGCGTCAACAACCGAACCACCCTCTCAATTCGTCCATTTCTTCAGGGGTAAGGTAAAGCGCCAGCTTGCGTTTGCCGAGGAACGCGGGGATTTCGCCGGTGGGCCGCAGCTTTCCCAAAGGAGCGCCGTCTTCCGCGAAGCCCTCAACGCGGAAAGTGTAGAGGGGCACCACTTCCGGCAGGGAATCCGCGTCCCGGCGCCGGATCTCGGCGACGTCCAGAAGCCTCCTGTGGCCATTTATCTGCCCGAGGAAAAACACGACCTCAGCAGCGGCCACTTTCCCTGCCCGCGACGCCGGGGTGCTGTACGCCCCTCCCCGGTACGCCGCCAGCATGTCCGAAAGCCGCAGGGGCACCTCTTCCGGGCCGTCGGCGTGGACTGTGGACATTGACCCCGGGTGACCGATGTTCATGGCCTGGAGGGTCCAATAGGTGGTGATTTCATTACGGCATTCCGAGCAGATGACTCTCGCCGGTTTGGTGCGGAGGACTTTTTCGAACAGCAGGTCGGGCGGCACGGCGCCCTCCCCTTCCACTCCGGCCCGACGCGGCTCCAGCACAACGGTCCACGGTGTGGGGAGGTCCGGCCGGCGCGGGTCCGGCAAGCCGACCCGCGTCTCCGCCGGGTCCTCGATGAATACCAGCCTCTCGTCCGGCCCTACGCGGAGCAGGAGTGCGTTCAAAAAAGTGTTTTTGCCGGAGCCCATGCCCCCGGCGGCGAACACGTTCAGCCTCGCCTTGACCATCAGATCGAACATCCTCACGAGTTCCGGCGGGAACAAATTCCTTTCAGCCAGCTCATCGAGCGTGAACAGGCGCGAAAACCGGCGGATGATCATGCTCGTACCCCGTACAGAAGGGCCGTCAAGGAAGACCACCGCCCGCGACCCGTCGGGCAGCCGGAAGTCCTCGACCGGCCGCGCTTCGTCAACCTTGCGGCCCACCGTGGCTGCAAGGCGCACGGCAAACCGCCGCAAGTGCTCTTCGGAAGCGAAAGTCTTGTTCCATTTACGGATGCGGCCGTCCTTTTCGTAACGGATGAAATTGTAGCGGTCGATCCAGATGTCGGTCACGCCTGGATCTTCCATCAGATCCGTAATAGGCCCGAAGCCATAGATGTCTTTCATGAGCTCTTCGATAAGGTTTACTGGCATGCCCTCGCGGGCCACGATTTCCCGGAGCAGCGAGCGCGCCTTTTCTTTGTCGCGCATCGTCCCTAAATCCGAAGCCCACGCTTCCTGGATGAGCTTCAGCCGCAATTCGTCGAGGGCGTCGCGCCCGCTTGCGTCGTCGCCGGGAAGAGACTGGGGTCTTTCTTCTTCTTTCCTGAAGAAGAGTTCGGCGTATAAGGAATCGCAATCGTTCACAGGAACCACCGCCTTTAAATTCAACGTTTTTGCCGATTTTTGCTGAAAAGAGCCCTTACCTTTTCCATCAGTCCCGTCTTAGGCCGCGCCGTTATCCCGATGTCCACCCCCAGGATGTTCCGCGCCAGCAGGCACATGGACCGGGTGAAGGGCGAATCGGGGCGGACGCACACGAAGGGCTGCCCGCTCACCTGGCTCTCCTTGTCTCCGAGGGCCGCCTCTTCCGGCAATTCGCCTTTAAGGGGCACGGCCGCGCCAGCTTCCCGTGAAAAAGCCGCCACGAAATCGCTGACCGTGAACCATGTCGGCCTCACGCGGTTCAAAACCATGCCCGTCCGGGCGGGGTCGAGGATGCGCCCCAGCTCCTGGCGGTACGCGGAAGCCAAAAGCCTCATGTCTTTGTACTCGAACCGGCAGACAAGCAAGACGTCCGTGGCTTTAGCGAGGGCCACGAGGATGGGGTCGCGGTCTTTGAGGGCAACGCCGGTGTCCACTATCACGAAATGGAAAAATTTCTGGCAGCCCTCGACGATCCGGCTCGCCAGGTCGCGGCCGAACCGGACTTTTTCGTCGGCCGTCTGCGGCGGGGCCAGGTAATACACGTTCGCCCCCTCGTGGTAGTTCATCGCCCCCGCGACGGCGCTCCACTGCAGCGTGTCTTCCGTAAAGTCCTCCCACAGTATCGCCGTTTTGGGCCTGCGGTCGTCGCCGAGGGCAAACCATGTATAAAGCCCCGTCGACCCGTCGAGGTTGAAATCCAGCAGGGCTACCCTGCACGGCGTCCCTGCGGCACGCTCCTGCTCCCGCGCCCACATGCCCATCAGGGCGGCCAGGTTTTCGGCCACCGTCGTTTTGCCCGCCCCGCCTTTGTCGGAATACACCACCAGCGTCCGCGCGGTCACAGGCACGGCCCGCTGGGTGGAAGCGACCTCCGGGGGCTTCACCTCTATGTCGTCCAGCCGGAACCGCTGGGGGTTGAGACGGCCCAAAGCCGTGACGCACGCTTTCACCGCCTGTTCCGGGTCCGCCGGGACGGAATAGATCCGCGCCTCGCTCATGCGTGCCCACGTCGAGGCGTTCACCGGCCCGGAAACGAAGATCAGAGTGTTGGGCCGCACGCGGGCGAGGTCGATGGCCACGTTCGTCCATTCGGGGTGGGAAGGTAACAGCACCCCGTCAGGTTTGACCTTGTCCACCAGGATGTAAACGTCGTAGGGAGAGGCCGCCTCGCCCCCTACCTTCGCCCCGTGTCTGGCCGCCGCGGCTTTGCATTCCCGGACGAATTCCGGGGAGCCTCCTACGAAAAGCAGAGACACTCTTATTCAGCCCCTTTCTTTTCAGCCGGCGTTTGTCCTGGACCGGCCTGCTGGGACGAACCGGACGGCTGCTGCGCGGGTACGGCCGGCGGCGTTACGCCGGTCTGCTGGGAAATGCCGGGCCGCTGTTGCGTGGAGACGTCCGGCTGCGGCAGTGCCGGGCCGTTCGGCTGTCCGGCGTTAGCTTGCTGCGCGGCGCCGACCAGGGGTTTCAGGACGAAAGTCAAAGAATTTTCCTTGCCGCCCGTGAAATAGGGCAGCACTTTGTCCAGGTCCTTAGCCGACAGGGCCAGGATCACGCCCTGGGTGGGCTGTGCCCCCTGGGGCGTCTGCACCGTTCCCGCTTGCAGCACCAGCACATCCGATGCCACTTTCACCGGCGGCTCCTTGTCGCTCGCCCGGGAGTATATGTCCACCCGGTTGCCGGCCGCCAGCGTGCCCGCCACCGTGGTGCCCAGCGTGTTCGGCACGGCCACGGCCACGTAATCGCCCCCCAGGGCGGCAACGCTGCCGGCTACGCCGGCCTGCTGCGGCGGCATGAGCATAGAGCGGCGCAGCACGGTGCCCGCCGGTATGAAGCCCCGGGCGACCATCCCGGCGGCGTCCCGCGGGGCCGCCACCACGTCCGGGTAGAGCGAGCCTTTCGCTTGCTCCACCAGCGTCACGTCGTTGGCCGTGAGCATTTCGTTCGCGGCGACGTCCCGCTTTACCGCCACCACTTGCACGACGCCGGCGAACGACCGCACGGTCTGGACGGCGGCCGCCGCCGCCAATACGGCGAAGACGGTCGCCGCCAGCAGCCAATACCTGTAATTCTTGAACACGTTCACTGGACAGCACCCCTTTCAAGTTTTTCCAATACCATCCTGGCCAAAAGTCCAATCGCGCCGTCGAAATCGGGGCTCTTGCCCAGGGGCAGACGTCCGCTCTGGAGCGCCTGGTTCACCGCCGCTTCCTCTTCGTAACCGCCGGGCACACCGACCACTTTTTGGATCCCGTATTCGCCGGCGTACACCTCGGGCGGGTAGCCCGCCCCGGAAAGCGTGCGGTTCACTACCAGCACGTCCAGCCGCCAGCCGCCTTTCACCCAATTGCCGACCCGCTCGAAAGACACGGGCGAGCCGTCGGTCACGAGCACGACGCATCCCGCTTTCTGGTAGGCAGTGTCGACGGCGCCGCCCTGCTCCCACTGCGTGTTGAAAGCGACGTCGGCCACCAGTATCCCGCAGGGACGCGGGCCGCTCCCGCTTATACCGTCCCTGCTTACGCACGCGTAGCGGTCCGGGTTTTCAGCGAAATACCTGTGCCCGACCGGCGAGGGCGACACTTCCAGGAACAACGGGTCGTAATCCTCCAAAACGCCGGCCAGGCATGCGGCGACCGTCGTCGCCCCCACGTTGCCCTTTATGCCGAACACGGCCACCGAAGCGCGGGCCGAATCGAAGAAAACGCCGACCGGGTCCGGCTTTGGCGACCCCTTGGGAGACTCTGCCGGGCCGCCCACGCCGCCGTCGAACTTTTCCGCCGCATCTTCCTGCGTGCCGTCTTCCCGGGGAGTTTCCCAAAATGCCGGTTCTGCGCTGTCCTCTTCGCTTTCTTCCCAGAACGCTGGCTCGGGCACGAGGCCTTCTTTGAGCGCCCTCTCGGCCGCCCGCACTACCACGCCGACGCCTATGCCTTTCCCCCGTAACGCTTCGCCGGCTGCCGAGCCTGCGGCATCCACCACTTTGCCGTCTTCTACGAAAAGGACGCACTCGGGGGGTACGCCGCATAGCCTGGCTTCGCGGAAGAGCGTTTTCCCCGCTTCGTCTTTCGCCCCGGCTATCACCACTACCGGCACGCCGAGGCTCGCGGCTGTGGCCACGGAAGATAACGTCTCGCTCAAGAGACGGGCGTCGCGCGGGCGGGCGAGCACCACTACCGAACCCGGCCCAGCGGCGGCCCCGTCCAGCGGCAGGCATTCCACGCCGGAAAACCTCGATATGCGGCCGCGGGTTTGAGCGTCGGCGTTCGTCAGCATCCGCTGCAGCAACATCGAATAAATTCCCCCTCAACCAAAAAATCTTCTCTAAGAAACAAAATTGGAAAAAGCGGACGGGCGGGCCATCACGAACCCCTGTATGCCAACGTCCCACCCCGTCTCTGCCAGCCACGCCATGTCTTCTTCTTTTTCCACGCCTTCCAGGATAGGGTAGGCCCCAGAGCCGGCGATGCCTTCCACCAAACCGGCCAGGAGCTTCTGCTTCTGCCTGTCGCACGCCACCCCTTCCACCAGGGCGCGGTCGATTTTCACGTAATCCAGATGCGCGCTGAGTACCAGGTCGAGGTTCGCCCTCTGCATCCCGAAATCGTCCAGGGCTATGAAAAACCCCCGGTCGACCCATTCCTGGAGGGAACGGACGAATTCTTTTAACGTGTACACCCCCTGCTCGGATATCTCCACGCACACCCTCGCGGTGGTCGCCCCCCTGGATTCCACCAGGCGGGCGGCCCGCAAAGGAAAAGCCATATCCGCGAACGCTTCCGGAGTGAGGTTGAAAAAAAGCGTGCTCGAAGACGCCGCCAGAACCTCTTCGACCGCCCTCTCCAGCACCCGCAGTTCCCACACGGGGATAGCCCCGGCACGGCGCGCCTCCCGCAGCAGGTCGAACGGCGACCACCCTGCCGGGTGCCGCAGGAGGGCTTCGTAGCCTATCGCCTGGGCAGGGTCCTGGAGGTAGAAAATGGGCTGGTAATGCATGTAAAAGCCGTCCAGCATAATCATCCTTCCTTCGCCGCCCGGCCTATAATGCAGGCTGATTCCAAGATATAGAGGAGCGCCCGCCGGACGGGGTTCTTTTTCTTGAGTGAGGGAGGGTCGTAAGGCTTTCCGCGGGCCGCCCCGTCTTCGGCCGCCGCCACGGCCGGGTCGTCGGGGATTTCGAAAAACTCCTCGCGGCCTAAAAGCTGGGCGACGTTCCTGGGAGATATGTTGCTGTCCCGGTACCCCACGCGGTTGACGATAACCGCCACCCGTTCGCCGCCGATTTCGGCCAGCCATTGCCCGCGCAAGCGCGCCACCGTCGACGCCGCCGTCCGGTGCGGCAGGGCCACTATAAAGATGCGGTCGCATTGCCGCAGCGCCGCCTTGACGGACGGCGAGATCAACCTGGCCCCGAAATCGAGCACCACCGCGTCGTACCTGGCCGCCAGGTCCGCCACCAGCCGTCCGGCCTGGGCGGGGTCGGGGAACCATTCCCTCTCCGGCAGCGGCGCGGCCACCAGAGACGTGCCCGCGGGCCCGCGCGCCGGCGTAGACCTTTCAAAAAAAGTCGCCAGGTCGCAGCCGGGAGGGTCGTCCTCGTTGTACCCGCAGAGGCGCGTCAGGCCGGCTTTTCCGGTGTCGAAATCCACCAGGCAGACCGTCATGCCTTTTTCCGCCATGAGCGCCGCCGCGTTTATCGCGAGGGAAGTCTTGCCCTGCTGGGCCTGGGTGCCCGAATAAAACGCTATCACCACGCCCCTGCGGGGAGGCGGCGGAACTGCGGCGCCCGCGTAAGGGGCGGCCGCACGCCCGGCGGACCCGACCGCCGGAGGTGAGACATCTGGGGGTTTCCGTTCGTCCCCCCGGCTATCGCTGCCTATGCCGCACGCCTTGGCGGCGAATTCCAAGGCGGCCTCGCCGTTAAGTGCCACGGCGGCCTTTTCGGACGAAACGAGCAGGTCGCTCAACTTTCCCGAACTGAGCCCTATCACCGGGCATCCGGGGTCGCCCAGCGACGGCAGAAGCTCCACGTCCGCTATGACGGCGGCGGGCCGCACGTCCCTGCCCGGCGCGCCCGTAACAGGCCGGAAACCCCGCCCGGCGGCGGCCCCGGCCAGGGACTCCGACCGCCGCCCGAATAAACAGACGACCAGCGGTCGCGCAGCGGCGGCTCCAGTTTCGCCTGTTGCTGTTTCCGGGGCGGGCATCCCGCCGGGCGCCGAATCCCCCCGGCCGCCGGCGGGCCGTCCGGGTCCCCGGAACGGCGACCCGTCCGCGCGGAGGGCTGCTTCGAAAGCCGACCCCGTTTTCCTGGCCGCAATTTGTCCCGCTTTCAGCGTGCTGGCTTTCTGATTTCCGGCCGCGTCGCCGCGTTTGAACAATTTTCTCCAAAACGCCACATTTTTGCCCTCCTTTCCGCTGTAGACAGGACGTGCCGGGCCCGCGCCGGACAGTGCCAGCCCTCCCTCCGGAGCTCCCGGCACGCCGGGCACCGCGGGGCGCCCCTGCGGGGCGTCGCGGTCTGCCTCCGGCGCCGCTGCGTATCCCGGCCCGCCGGCGGAATTGGCGGCCGCACGTCCCTCCACGCCGCCAGCGTTTTCACGCTCCGGGGGAGCCACCGCCCGCAGTTTCCCGAACCGGGAAAAGACGGGAAGCCGTCTTTCGTGGACAGGCGTGTCGCCGGGAACGAAGCCGAACGCCGCGGCCGCGAGGCCGCGCACCGCTTTCCCGGCGGCGCTTTTCGGGTCGGGGGACGGCAGGCCGCCCCGGCGGACGCCCGGATCGAACGGGATTTCCGAGACGCCCTTGAACGCCATGCCTGTCGAGCGCAGGATACGCTCCATGTCCCGCGGCGAATACCGGGACGCCGCTTCCCGGCGGTTCACCACCAGCCTGCACTTGCCGGTGACGGCCGGGCCGTATTTCGCCAGAAATTGTTTGACCCTGAAGACGGCTTTCTCGTCGCAATCGGTTACGAGCAACACTTCGTCTGCCGCGGCAGTCAGGACTCCCCAGCATTCCGAGCCTACGTCCGCCCCCGCATCGACCACGACCGCTTCGAAGGAATTAGCGAGGTAGTTTAAAAACGCTTCCACGTCCCTACGTGAAACGCTTTCGAACGGGTTCTCCGGCCTGGGGAAGACGGCCACGCCGCCCGGCCCTTTCAAAGCGGCCGCCGCCGGGTCGCGGTAGTCTTTCCACGAGGCGACCGTCGGGTGGGGGCGGCGTGCCTCTTCCTCCAGCCCCAGCACCCGCACCATGTCCCCGACGGCCAGGTCGAAATCGAGGAGGGCCGTCGCGACGCCCCGTTCCGCGGCGGCCGCGGCCAGATGGCAGGCTATGAAGGTCTTGCCGGCGTCCGTAGCGGGGGAGGTGATGACGATAGTCTTCAATATTAAATTCCCCCTCAAAAATTGATGTAATGATTTGATACTAATTGATTTTTGATCATAAAATATGGTAATATAATGTTACCAAAGGAGGAATGCTTGTGCGCGCGCCATCTTTTTCGGAAATTGGACAAAGAATAAAAGATCTTCGGGAAAAAAAAGGGGTATCGCAGAAAGATTTAGCAAAAGTTTTACAGGTAAGCAGGCCTGTGGTAACTAAAATTGAATCTGGCAAAAAAGCTATTACCAGCGTTGAGCTAAGGATCATAGCGGATTATCTTGGTACGACCACTGATATTCTTACGGAACCAGTTCAAGAAGAAAATCTTATTGCACGTTTTAGGGCAACTGGTTCAGAAGAAGATCCGGAGTTTTTAGGTGCTGTGAATAAAATAGAAAACCTTATTCGGGAAATTATAGGACAACTCAAGCTCCGGAGGGTACAAGATGGCCAAAATTGGTAGGCAAGAAAAAAAAGAACTAGAACAAGAAGGTAAAGATTTGGCTTCTCGTTGCCGGAGAGAATTAGGCTTAGGGATAGAACCTATTAGTGATATATTTGGGTTGATTGAAAGATTTAATGTTATTCTTTTAAGATATCCTAGCGATAATCCAAAACTTTCAGCATTTATCACTAAAAACTTGGAAGGTTACACTTTTATTTATTTAAACACAAAAAGAACATTGGGACATCAAATTTTTTCCGCCGCCCATGAATTTAAGCATTTATTATACGATAAGGATCTCAATGCCAGAATATGTAATCCTGAACAAGACCAAAATGACCCTAGTGAGATTGTAGCGGACGCATTTGCTGGAGCCTTTTTAATGCCCCTTGACGGCGTAAGAAGCATTTGGCGGGAATGTTTTGGAAATGATAAGTGTCAATTCATAACCCCAAAACATGTAATTAAGATGCAACAAATTTTTCATGTTAGTTATAGCGCTATTCTAAATGCCTTATTGCAGGCGGAAATTATATCTAGACCCATTTATGGCAAACTCCGTAAGATGGCTTCTCCAGAGCATGCAGATGCGTTAAAAACTCTTACCCGAAAAATGGGATATTCAACTAGTTTAATTGAGGAAACATCTCCTGAAATACCACGAATTCTAATTGAAAGTCTCCATGATAACTACGAGAAAGGTCTAGTCAGTTTCGGTAAAGTAAAATATCTGCTGTCCCTATGGAACAAAACACCGAATGAATTGGGGTTTGAACCATACTATGACTAAACCTTTCAGGATTTGCGTAAGTGACGCGGATATTCTAGTGAAATTTTGCAAAGCAGGTTTTTTAAGTTTATTGGGACAGCTATTTAATCAAGTTATTGTTCCTAAAAAGGTCTTTGAAGAAGCTGAGCTAAAAATCGGATTACAAGCAAGAGGACTTAGTCTTCATGCTGCTCAACAAGAGGGCTGGCTTAAAAGTATCGATATTTCCAACCCACAAAACGATTTAACCCGTGAACAAAAACATAGCATCCTCTCTTACATAGAAACTTATCGGTATAGTCTCGATCCTGGTGAACTTGAAGCTTCCGCTATTGCACATGAATTAGGTATTCAGATCCTGCTTACTGATGATCGGACAGCTAAACGATTGATTCAAGAATGGAGCGAACTTATTTGTATTGCCCACTGGGAAATACTTTGGTTATGCATCAACGTAAACTTATTAAAGATGAGTGAAGCGGAAAAAATATTTCAAGCCCTTCAAACTGTAGTGGAATATCCTGTTAAAATACCTTTTAAAGAGTTAATGAAACGTAGTTCCAATAGGCTTAACTATTTATTAGAAACAGCGTCTACATTATCATTTTCAAGTCAAAGCAAACCTAAGATAGCGAAAAAAAAATAATAAATCAATTTGCGGTAGTTAAAACCGCCGCTTCCATCCCCGCCTGCTGTTGATCTCCGATCCCGATTTCAATCGCTTCCACTATAACTTCTGCCATCCGCCACACCAGGTACAACCGGGTGTTTTGAAGCGTGAGAAGATCCAGAGCGGTTCCTGTCCCGACATTGATGACGCCTGTCAGGTAGGCGTCCCCTACCGGGGGCAAATTTTTGTTCAACCCCGAACCCGGCTGGCAGCTTCCTTTGCGAATACAAATATCCCCCACGCTGGTGAAAGTTTCGCCAAATGCCGAATCTACGGCGATAACAGGCTTCCCAGCGTGCCTGGTACGGATAATTTCCAGCGTTTCCGGCAGGTTAAGGGCGTGAAGCGGTTCGGCAAGGGTGCCGAATATCGGCCATTCAGGATGTTTTTTCTTTAAAAAGGTGCCGACCAGCGGCCCTAGACAGTCACCCATCGCCCGATCCGTACCGATACAGGCGACCACCGGCGGGAAAGAAAGGCCGGGGGCCGTTTCCAGCAAAATCCGGCGCAAGACCCGGCCCAGGTCCTGGGCCGCCCGGGGGTCGCCGCAAAAACGCCTGGCTTCGTGCATCGAACACCAACCTCTGCCATAAAGTCTTTTTCCCACAACTTTGCCCCACTCAAAGATAAGACGTCAACGGTGGGCGTTGCTTTCTTTTAAGTGGTTTTTCGCCCAACCTACGACCGCGTCCCACACCGCTTCCTGGAGAGGGGTCAACAGCGGCTTGTTCAACCGCTCGCGTATCTCACAGGAACCACTCCTTTTTTGAAATTTGGAACATAAAAAAAGCCTTCCCGTTGCGGGAAGGTGTGATATTACGGTGTTTGTAATAAAATATTGCAAAAACCTAATATTAAAATATGGTTTCAATAGTTTACGCCTACTTCTATCGCCCCCAGGCCGCCGTTCGTTCCGGCGGCGGCCAACCGTAAAAATTTCACGCCGTCCATTCCCCAGGGTGGCCAGAGGTAAACCTGTCGCCGATAGGCACAACCGCGCCAGGTGTCCCAACCTTCCGGCGGCCATATACTAGATTCCCGCACGTGGATAATCTTCCACCCAGGCAAAAATAGGTAGTGCTGTCAGCAAATATCTTCAAACTTGAAACTGAATCTACCCAGGCAACATGCCCGTAAATATTGTTAGGATATGGTTTGTTGCCGTTAAGCATGTCGAGCGTTTTTGGCTGAAGTACCATGATAGAACTAGCGGAAGGTTCGTCAACCGCTTCAACACGATAAATTCGGCCATCCTTAGAAATCATCGTACCGTCGAGGTTCGTCCAATTGCGGGCATCGCCTACCCACGGAAGATAGACGCCCCAATTTTCTTTCGCCATTTCCCAAACGTACCAGCAACAATTACCGCCGTCCCACAGCGTATAGGGGTTGGCCGAAGCTGGCGAGGGGACGAGAAATAAAAGAACAATACAAAAAAGTGCCGCCGATGTTTTCAATGAACGCACTAAAATCACCTCTTTTTAATAATTCCCAGCCCCGCCCGGCCCGGCCGCCCCGCCGCTTCCGCCGGGCGCGGCGCCCAGCCATTCCAAGGGGTCGCACGGCCGGCCGTTGACCTCGACTTGCAAGTGCAGATGCGGCCCGGTGGACCACCCCGTGTTGCCGGTGTAGGCCACCGTCTGCCCGGCCGCCACCTGGTCCCCGGCAGCCGCCGCGAACGCGGACAGGTGGCCGTACATGACCCGCACCCCGCCGGGGGAAGACACCACCAGGCAGTTTCCCAAAGCGTTGTCCCACCCGGCGAAAGTCACTGTCCCGCCTAAAACGGCGTAGACCGGCGTGCCTTCCGGCGCGGCGATGTCGGCCCCTTCGTGGAACGAAAGTTTCCCCGTCACCGGGTTGATTCGTTCACCGAAAGGCGAGGTAATCTCCCGGTATTGCGATGGCAAGGGCCACACGCCGTTGGCGGCCGGTAACATGGACGAAGAATATTCCGCCGCTTGCTCAAAGACTTTCCGCACGTACCACCAGGCATGGTTGTAGGCGTAGACGGCCCCCTGGGGGTCGCTGTCGAACCCGTCGGCTTTGAGCATGTTGGCCGCCGAGAAGACGGCGTCCCAGGGGTCGTAGGGGTCGCACCGGCCGTCCCCGTCGCCGTCTTGCTTGTACGCTTCCCAGGTCGCCGGCATAAACTGCATGTAGCCTATGGCCCCGGCACTCGAAGTGTTCATGTTGCGTCCGAAGTCCGATTCGATCTTGGCTATGGCGGCCAGGACGGCCCACGAAACGCCGTATTTTTCCTGGGCTTTCAGGAATATGGGCAGGTGGTCCGCCGGTATGTCCGCCAGGGCGGCCCCCGTTGGGGCGCCGGAGCGGAAGCCGGAGGTTATGTTCGGCCCCAGGGCGGCGATGGGGGCGAAAACGATCATCAAAAGCGCCGCCGCAAGAACGAGCGGGATTGCGAGTGCCGCGACGGCGAGGGCGGCCGCCCGGCCGGGGTTTTCGGCGGCGTAAGCCGCGGCTTTTTTAACGGCGTATGCCGCTGCGGGCGCAGGCATGGTGGGTCAATCCCCTAAAAATTGCTGAGTCGTTTGGCGATTTTTATAAGTTCTTCCGCGAGTTCACGTTGCATCTTCATATAGTTCTCCCGCTCTTCCCAAGATGGCATCGATTCTTTGAACGTTTTTAAGATCGCCAGATTGGAAGCCGCGATGCCTTTAGTCGTCGCCGCCCGATCTTTGCCAACCGCTATTAAAAAACCTGATTCTGGATCTAAACAGTATACTCCCCGGTATCCCCAAACAGAGTGGCCCATTTTTCTAAGAGTTCTGGCTAATCTTTGCACGCGGATTCGGTTTTCCAAGGAATCATTTCCGAACAGACGTATAGCGATGCTACGTGTAGTCACACCTTCAGGATACTTTTCTTCCAGTATGGCAAGAAAGGTTTCAGCCAAGGTTCTTCCGGTCGATTTCTGTTTCATGTTTTTTACCTCCCTCAAGAACTTTGAGCTGTTTTTTCCCCGTTAAACCTTCGTTTAATAAATCTAAAAGTTCTGTAGCTCGCACAGCGAGCAATTGTAATCCAAGCACATGAAGGCGGGCTCCAAACAAAACTTCTATATCCCGAACTAATTTGCCGAGGGCTTTTTCAGCATCGCTACTTTCCACAATTCCTGCGGATTTCATCATTCTTACATATTCCTTCACTTTATCCGGGGCACGCATTATTTTTTCTGTTACCAGTAAAAACTCCGTTGTCAAAGAAGTGACGCGGTCAAATTCCGCTTTCAAAGGAATCTCAGGCAGTTTTTCTTTAAAACTCTTTTCCTGTATCAAACTTTTTTTGACAGTTTCATAGTGCCGCTCTAAAGTTTCTTTTTCCTTTTTAATCCGTTCTATTTTCGTCAGCAATTCTTGTCGCTG
This Moorella sp. E308F DNA region includes the following protein-coding sequences:
- a CDS encoding type II secretion system F family protein; this encodes MGTFFLTSLLADPVFAVPLAAGGFLLGPRALNLYLFRRRIKAFRSNIEFGLDTLMTALHIGMSMEKALREASMHSPEPIKSEFLRLAEEIAGGLPEPEAFRGLAARIPCVEAEELCDAVELYSKVGGPRSLNLLREVLTSLRDGISTRYQVHQHTKGAKTSAILVTFIPVAYIFGMLVLAPDLFRPLVDTQMGRTAAFVAFLVFCFGLWLVMNILRSIEDF
- a CDS encoding CpaF family protein; translation: MNDCDSLYAELFFRKEEERPQSLPGDDASGRDALDELRLKLIQEAWASDLGTMRDKEKARSLLREIVAREGMPVNLIEELMKDIYGFGPITDLMEDPGVTDIWIDRYNFIRYEKDGRIRKWNKTFASEEHLRRFAVRLAATVGRKVDEARPVEDFRLPDGSRAVVFLDGPSVRGTSMIIRRFSRLFTLDELAERNLFPPELVRMFDLMVKARLNVFAAGGMGSGKNTFLNALLLRVGPDERLVFIEDPAETRVGLPDPRRPDLPTPWTVVLEPRRAGVEGEGAVPPDLLFEKVLRTKPARVICSECRNEITTYWTLQAMNIGHPGSMSTVHADGPEEVPLRLSDMLAAYRGGAYSTPASRAGKVAAAEVVFFLGQINGHRRLLDVAEIRRRDADSLPEVVPLYTFRVEGFAEDGAPLGKLRPTGEIPAFLGKRKLALYLTPEEMDELRGWFGC
- a CDS encoding AAA family ATPase, with product MDKVKPDGVLLPSHPEWTNVAIDLARVRPNTLIFVSGPVNASTWARMSEARIYSVPADPEQAVKACVTALGRLNPQRFRLDDIEVKPPEVASTQRAVPVTARTLVVYSDKGGAGKTTVAENLAALMGMWAREQERAAGTPCRVALLDFNLDGSTGLYTWFALGDDRRPKTAILWEDFTEDTLQWSAVAGAMNYHEGANVYYLAPPQTADEKVRFGRDLASRIVEGCQKFFHFVIVDTGVALKDRDPILVALAKATDVLLVCRFEYKDMRLLASAYRQELGRILDPARTGMVLNRVRPTWFTVSDFVAAFSREAGAAVPLKGELPEEAALGDKESQVSGQPFVCVRPDSPFTRSMCLLARNILGVDIGITARPKTGLMEKVRALFSKNRQKR
- a CDS encoding SAF domain-containing protein, with protein sequence MNVFKNYRYWLLAATVFAVLAAAAAVQTVRSFAGVVQVVAVKRDVAANEMLTANDVTLVEQAKGSLYPDVVAAPRDAAGMVARGFIPAGTVLRRSMLMPPQQAGVAGSVAALGGDYVAVAVPNTLGTTVAGTLAAGNRVDIYSRASDKEPPVKVASDVLVLQAGTVQTPQGAQPTQGVILALSAKDLDKVLPYFTGGKENSLTFVLKPLVGAAQQANAGQPNGPALPQPDVSTQQRPGISQQTGVTPPAVPAQQPSGSSQQAGPGQTPAEKKGAE
- a CDS encoding EAL domain-containing protein, translated to MLDGFYMHYQPIFYLQDPAQAIGYEALLRHPAGWSPFDLLREARRAGAIPVWELRVLERAVEEVLAASSSTLFFNLTPEAFADMAFPLRAARLVESRGATTARVCVEISEQGVYTLKEFVRSLQEWVDRGFFIALDDFGMQRANLDLVLSAHLDYVKIDRALVEGVACDRQKQKLLAGLVEGIAGSGAYPILEGVEKEEDMAWLAETGWDVGIQGFVMARPSAFSNFVS
- a CDS encoding AAA family ATPase, giving the protein MVIAFYSGTQAQQGKTSLAINAAALMAEKGMTVCLVDFDTGKAGLTRLCGYNEDDPPGCDLATFFERSTPARGPAGTSLVAAPLPEREWFPDPAQAGRLVADLAARYDAVVLDFGARLISPSVKAALRQCDRIFIVALPHRTAASTVARLRGQWLAEIGGERVAVIVNRVGYRDSNISPRNVAQLLGREEFFEIPDDPAVAAAEDGAARGKPYDPPSLKKKNPVRRALLYILESACIIGRAAKEG
- a CDS encoding helix-turn-helix domain-containing protein, yielding MRAPSFSEIGQRIKDLREKKGVSQKDLAKVLQVSRPVVTKIESGKKAITSVELRIIADYLGTTTDILTEPVQEENLIARFRATGSEEDPEFLGAVNKIENLIREIIGQLKLRRVQDGQNW